The Halopelagius longus genome has a segment encoding these proteins:
- a CDS encoding DUF7344 domain-containing protein produces the protein MSVHPPRSDSESPPTWDTLFEVLSSSRRRRLLAALYDEPETRVSRVADRIAAAEGERSVGKLTPEEATSLRASLHHVHLPALQEAGLVSWDRRARTVSLRLEARKLPIFESFDRPLVSVRGAVAEVRTDV, from the coding sequence ACCCCCCTCGGTCAGACAGCGAATCGCCTCCGACGTGGGACACTCTGTTCGAAGTCCTCAGTTCGTCGCGCCGCCGTCGCCTCCTCGCGGCCCTGTACGACGAACCCGAGACGCGGGTGTCGCGCGTCGCCGACCGAATCGCGGCCGCAGAGGGGGAGCGTTCGGTGGGGAAACTCACCCCGGAGGAGGCGACTTCGCTCCGCGCGTCGCTTCACCACGTCCACCTTCCGGCCCTGCAGGAGGCGGGACTCGTCTCGTGGGACCGGCGGGCGCGTACGGTCTCTCTCCGTCTGGAGGCGCGCAAACTTCCGATCTTCGAGTCGTTCGACCGACCTCTCGTCTCCGTTCGAGGGGCCGTCGCGGAGGTGCGGACGGATGTCTAG